One Burkholderia gladioli genomic window, GTGGGTGAAGAAGTGCAGCCACTTCGGGTACTCGTAGTCGGTGGTCATCATCAGGCGGCTGCCGTTCAGGCTCCAGTGCTCGCGCGTCAGGAACGGCAGTTCGTCCGAGATGTGATGCATCATCGTGGTGGTGCTGAACCAGGCGTGGATGCCGAGCCAGGGGCCGAGGAAGTACAGCAGGAAACCCTGCCAGCCCGTGAACCAGACCAGGGTGGGCAGGTAGACGGCGGCGAACAGCACCGTGATCACCACCGAGCGGCGCACGTCGTTGCGGGCCTCGCGCTTGGGGAACATGCTGGGCTTGAAGCCCGAGTGGCGCTGGTAGTTGACCGTGCCCAGCCAGAACAGCCAGCTGCGCGTGCTGCGGTACACGAACTTCTCCCAGGCGCCCATGCGGCGGTATTGCTCCGGCAGCACCGGGCGCCAGTCGGTATCCATCTCCAGGCTGTTGGTGTTGGCGTGATGCAGGTTGTGCATGTGGCGCCAGCCGTGGAACGGGTAGAGCAGCGGGAACAGCGCGATCTGGCCGAGCGCGAAATTGAAGCGACGGCTCTTCGAGAAGGAGTTGTGCCCGCAATCGTGGGCGATGCAGAACAGGCCCCAGCCGCCCAGGCCGGCCAGCAGCCAGAGCGGGATCCAGAGCGACCAGTGCGGCGCGTAGTGCACGCCGATCACGGCGCCCACGTAGAGCGCGGTGCTGGCGAAGAAGCCCAGCAGGCCGCGCGCCAGGCGCGGTTCGTAGAGTTCGCGCGGAATCGCGTCGGCCAGGCGCTCGCCGTCCAGCGACTTGATCGACTGCACGAAGTCCCGAAAGCCCGGGGTCTGCTGCTGCGGTAGTTGGATGGTTGCCATCGGTTCGCTCCTTGGTGGGCCTCAGGCCTTGATCTCGCCGGTGGCGAGTTCGGCGGCGAGATAGCTCGCCAGGTCGTCGATGTTCTGGTGTTCGAACAGCAGCGCCGGCGACAGGCGCTGCTCGAGCAGCTTCTCGAGATCGCCCGCGACCTGCAGCGCGACCAGCGAGTCGAGCCCGTAGGACTCGAAGCTGCGCGCCGGATCGATCTGCGCGATCGGCACGTTGAGTTGCCTGGCCAGTCGCTCGACCAGCCATTGATGGATGCCCGCCTCGGTGAGCGGGGTCGAGGAACGTTTTTCCTCGATGAAGCCGATCTTGCTGAACAGGCTCGACATGAACGCCATGATGCGTACTCCTCAGGGTTGAAGAAGGCAAAGCAAAACAAAACGATCGGGATGCGGCGCGCTCAGGCGCCGCCGGGCTCGCGCTTGCGCACGCGCTCGATCACGTCGCGGCTGGGCGAGCGCAGCTCCTCGACGATGCCGAGCCATCCGAACAGCGCCAGCATCCAGCCCGACAGGTCCGGCTCCCACCAGTGCACGCCGTGCCGGTACCAGGCCGGGAAGGCGTGATGGTTGTTCTGCAGGCCCTCGCCGAAGGTCAGGAAGGCCACGATCCAGTTGTTGGTGCTGTGGTCGCGCGTGTCGAACGGGCGGCTGCCGTAGCGATGGCAGATCGAGCCGACGCACCAGGCGAACTGGTTGGCGATGAACATGCGCGCGAAGCCGCCGAACATCAGGCCGCACAGCGCGCCCATCCAGCTCGCGGTGATCAGCCCGCCGGCCACGGCCGGGATCGCGAGGCCGAGCAGGACCCAGTAGAAGTAGGTGCGATTGAAGAACAGCAGGCTGCGGTCCTTCAGGATGTCCTGCGCGAAGTAGCTCCAGCTCGACATCTCGGGCGACATCATCCAGGGCATGTGGGCATGCCACAGCCCGCGCAGGCGCTCGGCGCGGCTCTCGCCCAGCAGGTTGGGCGAATGCGGGTCGCCCGGGCGGTCGCTGTAGGCGTGGTGGCGCCGGTGTGTGGTGACCCAGAACAGGATCGGGCCTTGCGCGGCCATCGAACCGCAGATCAGGATCAGCGCGCGGAACAGCGGCGAGGTCTTGAAGGCGCGATGGGCCAGGAAGCGGTGGTAGCCGATCGAGACGCCGGCCATGTGCAGCACGTACATCGCGGCGAACAGCCAGGCGTCGACGCGCGTGGCGTAGCCGGCCCAGGCCAGCCAGGCCGCCGCCAGCGTGCCGGCCAACGGAATCGTCATCACGCCGAAGGCGGTCATCGCCTTGATGCGGGCGCCGCGCGCGTCGAGCACGCTGACGCCGCGCACCGGCTGGTCGTCGGGGAGGGTGGGCGCGGGGGTGAGATCGAGCTGGGTCATGAAGGAATCTCCGGAAGGCGGGCGCTCAGGGCTGGGTGGCGCGGCTGCGCTCGGGGGCCGGGCGGCGCACGTCCCACACCAGGCCGAACACCGCCAGCAGCTCGATCAGGCCGCCCGACAGGTCGAGCTGCCAGAAGCGCTGGCTGGTGCGTGCGAGAGCCGGGAAGGCGTGATGGTTGTTGTGCCAGCCGCCGCCCACCGCCGGCAGGGCCAGCCAGAACACGTTGCGGCTCTGGTCGCGGGTGCGGTTCGGGCGCGGGCCGAAGCTGTGCGCGAAGGAGTTGATCGCCCAGGTGGCCTGGTCGACCAGGAAGATGCGCAGCAGGCCGCCCCACAGGAAACCCGTCAGCGCCGCGTAGCCGGTGCCGCCGATCAGCCAGCCGGCCAGCGTCGGCAGCGCCAGGCCGAGCGCGATCCACAGGAAGTAGAGGCGGTTCAGGCGCACCACCCAGCGGTCGCGCAGCAGGTCGGGGGTGAACTGGCTCCAGTTCTGCCGGCGCAGCGTGAACAGCCAGCCGACGTGCGCGTGCCAGATGCCGCGCAGGCGCCCGCCGAGATGCTCGCCGTGCAGGCGCGGCGAATGCGGGTCGCCTTCCTGGTCGGTGAAGGCGTGGTGCATGCGGTGCGTGGCGGCCCAGAACAGGATCGGCCCCTGCGCGGCCATCGAGCCGGCGATCGCGAACAGCGCCGTCACCACCGGGCCGGCCTTGAAGGCCTGGTGAGAGAAGAAGCGATGCAGCCCCGCCTCGACGCCAAGCGCGGTGACCAGGTACATCACCGCGAGCAGGCCGATCTCGAGCCGGCCGATGCCGTGCACAATCGCCAGCGCCACGGCCGCGAGCGCGCCGACGGCCGGGATCCCGACCGTGAGCCAGGCCAGGCGCCGTTCGGTGGCGCCGGTGCGATCGGCGAGCGGCGCGGGCCGCGAGGGGGAGGTTTGGGTCTGGATGTCCATGATGTCCTTCGCGGGCTCAGGCGCGTGCATGGGGATAGCTCGCCAGCGATTGCGTCAGCAGCGCGTGGCGGGTGGCGTAGCGCTGGATCTTGCCGCTCGTGGTCAAGGGGATCGCGCCCATCGGCGCGAAATGGATCAGGTGCGGCGCGGCGCCGAGCTGCTGCGTGACGCGCTCGACGATCGCCTCGCGCAGCGTCTGCAGTTCGCCCTCGGCCACCTTCTCGCCGCGCCGGAGTTCGGCCACCACGGCGATCCGCTCGCCCTGGCCGTCGTCGATCGAGAAGGCCGCCACGCCGTTCGGCCGGATCCGCGCGTCGAGCTCCTCCACCAGCAGTTCGATATCCTGAGGATAGAGATTGCGGC contains:
- a CDS encoding acyl-CoA desaturase; this translates as MDIQTQTSPSRPAPLADRTGATERRLAWLTVGIPAVGALAAVALAIVHGIGRLEIGLLAVMYLVTALGVEAGLHRFFSHQAFKAGPVVTALFAIAGSMAAQGPILFWAATHRMHHAFTDQEGDPHSPRLHGEHLGGRLRGIWHAHVGWLFTLRRQNWSQFTPDLLRDRWVVRLNRLYFLWIALGLALPTLAGWLIGGTGYAALTGFLWGGLLRIFLVDQATWAINSFAHSFGPRPNRTRDQSRNVFWLALPAVGGGWHNNHHAFPALARTSQRFWQLDLSGGLIELLAVFGLVWDVRRPAPERSRATQP
- a CDS encoding fatty acid desaturase, whose product is MATIQLPQQQTPGFRDFVQSIKSLDGERLADAIPRELYEPRLARGLLGFFASTALYVGAVIGVHYAPHWSLWIPLWLLAGLGGWGLFCIAHDCGHNSFSKSRRFNFALGQIALFPLLYPFHGWRHMHNLHHANTNSLEMDTDWRPVLPEQYRRMGAWEKFVYRSTRSWLFWLGTVNYQRHSGFKPSMFPKREARNDVRRSVVITVLFAAVYLPTLVWFTGWQGFLLYFLGPWLGIHAWFSTTTMMHHISDELPFLTREHWSLNGSRLMMTTDYEYPKWLHFFTHNISVHAAHHVVPVIPFYNLPKAREALKRAYPGSIRQKPFTLGEVWKVIRACHLYDPVHGYYRSFEAVATPPAATPPRADSAI
- a CDS encoding acyl carrier protein; translation: MAFMSSLFSKIGFIEEKRSSTPLTEAGIHQWLVERLARQLNVPIAQIDPARSFESYGLDSLVALQVAGDLEKLLEQRLSPALLFEHQNIDDLASYLAAELATGEIKA
- a CDS encoding acyl-CoA desaturase, whose product is MTQLDLTPAPTLPDDQPVRGVSVLDARGARIKAMTAFGVMTIPLAGTLAAAWLAWAGYATRVDAWLFAAMYVLHMAGVSIGYHRFLAHRAFKTSPLFRALILICGSMAAQGPILFWVTTHRRHHAYSDRPGDPHSPNLLGESRAERLRGLWHAHMPWMMSPEMSSWSYFAQDILKDRSLLFFNRTYFYWVLLGLAIPAVAGGLITASWMGALCGLMFGGFARMFIANQFAWCVGSICHRYGSRPFDTRDHSTNNWIVAFLTFGEGLQNNHHAFPAWYRHGVHWWEPDLSGWMLALFGWLGIVEELRSPSRDVIERVRKREPGGA